One Glycine soja cultivar W05 chromosome 2, ASM419377v2, whole genome shotgun sequence genomic region harbors:
- the LOC114396485 gene encoding uncharacterized protein LOC114396485 → MTEERSSLRGTLHLQYMDCLYMNPQESIEARVKHLLSLMTLNEKIGQMTQIERSVATPSAIKHFSIGSVFSAPHNGRFEKVLSSDSADMVDGFQKLALESRLAIPIIYGVDAIHGNNSVYGATIFPHNVGLGATRDEDLVQRIGAATSLELRASGIHYTFAPCVAVCKDPRWGRCYESYSENTEIVREMTSFVLGLQGNPPERHPRGYPFVAGRNNVVACAKHFVGDGGTEKGVNEGNTILSYEDLERIHMAPYVDCIAKGVSTIMVSYSSWNGNKLHGHHFLLNEILKEKLGFKGFVISDWEGIDELCQPYGSDYRHCISTAINAGIDMVMVPFRYEIFVEELMSLVQSGEIPIARIDDAVERILRVKFAAELFEFPLTDRSLLDVVGGKLHRDLAHEAVRKSLVLLKNGKDPSKPFLPLNRNAKRILVAGTHADDIGYQCGGWTGTKYGSSGRITIGTTILDAVKEAVGNETEVIYEQCPSTDIIECSEVSFAVVVVGEGPYAECGGDNSELVIPFNGAGIIDLVADKIPTLVILISGRPLLLEQCLLEKIDALVAAWLPGTEAQGITDVIFGDHDFKGQLPMTWFRRVEQLDQPVGVSSCEPLFPLGYGLTYDKENLHD, encoded by the exons ATGACAGAGGAGAGAAGCAgtttgagaggtacattgcattTACAATACATGGATTGTCTCTACATGAATCCTCAGGAATCCATTGAAGCACGTGTGAAACACCTTCTTTCTCTTATGACTTTGAATGAAAAGATTGGTCAAATGACACAAATTGAACGCTCAGTTGCTACCCCTTCTGCCATCAAACACTTCTCCATtg GGAGTGTGTTCAGTGCTCCACACAATGGACGTTTTGAGAAGGTACTGTCATCTGATTCGGCTGATATGGTGGATGGGTTTCAGAAGTTGGCACTTGAGTCTCGGTTAGCCATACCAATCATTTATGGGGTTGATGCTATTCATGGTAATAATAGTGTCTATGGTGCTACTATATTTCCTCACAATGTTGGCCTAGGAGCTACCAG GGATGAAGATTTAGTTCAAAGAATTGGAGCTGCAACATCACTTGAACTCAGAGCAAGTGGAATTCACTATACTTTTGCTCCTTGTGTGGCA GTATGCAAAGATCCCAGATGGGGAAGATGCTATGAGAGTTACAGCGAAAACACTGAAATAGTCAGAGAGATGACTTCTTTTGTTTTAGGCTTGCAGGGCAATCCTCCAGAAAGACACCCAAGGGGCTACCCATTTGTGGCTGGGAG GAACAATGTTGTTGCCTGTGCCAAGCATTTTGTTGGAGATGGAGGTACAGAGAAAGGTGTAAATGAGGGTAATACCATACTATCATATGAAGATTTGGAGAGGATCCACATGGCCCCTTACGTGGACTGCATAGCTAAGGGAGTTTCTACCATCATGGTCTCATATTCCAGCTGGAATGGAAACAAACTCCATGGTCACCATTTTCTGCTTAAtgaaattttgaaagaaaagctAGGCTTCAAG GGATTTGTGATTTCTGACTGGGAGGGAATTGATGAATTATGCCAACCTTATGGGTCAGATTATCGTCATTGCATCTCCACTGCCATTAATGCTGGAATTGACATG GTGATGGTTCCTTTTAGATATGAAATATTTGTTGAAGAGTTGATGTCTCTAGTTCAATCAGGGGAAATACCAATAGCAAGAATTGATGATGCCGTTGAGCGCATTTTGAGAGTGAAGTTTGCTGCTGAACTTTTTGAGTTTCCTTTAACTGACAGATCTTTGCTAGATGTAGTTGGTGGCAAG CTACATAGAGATCTGGCACATGAAGCGGTTCGAAAGTCCTTGGTTCTGTTGAAAAATGGGAAGGATCCTAGTAAACCCTTTCTTCCATTGAACAGGAATGCTAAGAGAATCCTTGTTGCTGGAACTCATGCTGATGATATTGGGTATCAATGTGGAGGATGGACAGGTACCAAGTATGGATCTAGTGGCCGGATCACAATCG GCACAACTATCTTGGATGCTGTTAAGGAAGCTGTGGGAAATGAAACAGAAGTTATTTATGAGCAGTGTCCATCAACAGACATCATAGAATGTAGCGAAGTTTCCTTTGCCGTAGTTGTGGTCGGAGAAGGTCCCTACGCTGAGTGTGGGGGTGACAATTCAGAGCTTGTAATCCCATTTAATGGAGCTGGAATCATAGACTTGGTTGCTGATAAAATCCCAACACTTGTGATTCTTATATCTGGAAGACCTTTGCTCTTAGAACAGTGCCTATTGGAAAAGATAGATGCTCTTGTTGCTGCATGGTTGCCAGGTACTGAAGCACAGGGAATCACAGATGTCATATTTGGAGATCATGACTTCAAAGGTCAACTACCAATGACTTGGTTCAGAAGAGTTGAACAGCTTGATCAACCAGTTGGAGTTAGTTCATGTGAGCCCTTATTCCCTCTTGGCTATGGACTAACATATGATAAAGAGAATTTGCATGACTAA
- the LOC114396479 gene encoding transcription factor DIVARICATA-like, translated as MKWESITLSSPTPCTPNSNTNWLVMEDNNSRSTKWTSEENKLFENALAVHDKDTPDRWHRVAEMIPGKTVVDVIRQYKELEVDVSNIEAGLIPVPGYSSTATSPFTLDWVNTPGYDGFKGCGKRSSSVRPIEHERKKGVPWTEDEHKLFLLGLKKYGKGDWRNISRNFVITRTPTQVASHAQKYFIRQLSGGKDKRRASIHDITTVNLTETITTSSEDTNGSSSPHVLSQQQQPNSTPTTPRTRFQWSNQSNTGVAVTLNPAHERVFISHYGANSFGVKIEGQNLHESSYLRPQTQNMVFQMQQSSQH; from the exons ATGAAGTGGGAAAGTATAACCCTCTCTTCTCCTACACCTTGCACTCCAAACTCCAACACCAATTGGTTGGTGATGGAGGATAATAATAGCAGGAGCACAAAATGGACCTCTGAAGAGAACAAGCTCTTTGAAAATGCTCTTGCAGTGCATGATAAGGACACCCCGGATCGGTGGCACAGAGTGGCTGAGATGATTCCTGGAAAGACAGTGGTTGATGTGATAAGGCAGTACAAGGAGTTGGAAGTAGATGTTAGCAATATAGAAGCTGGTTTGATTCCAGTTCCTGGCTATAGTAGCACTGCTACCTCACCCTTCACCTTAGATTGGGTGAACACTCCTGGCTATGATGGGTTTAAAGGATGTGGAAAGAGATCTTCCTCAGTGAGACCGATTGAGCATGAAAGGAAGAAAGGAGTGCCTTGGACTGAAGACGAacataa ATTGTTTCTATTGGGTCTGAAGAAGTAtgggaaaggtgattggagaaaTATATCTCGCAATTTTGTTATTACAAGAACTCCAACACAGGTTGCTAGTCATGCTCAGAAGTACTTCATAAGGCAGCTTTCAGGAGGCAAAGACAAGAGGAGGGCTAGCATACATGACATAACAACAGTGAATCTCACAGAAACCATAACAACTTCTTCAGAAGACACCAATGGATCCTCTTCACCACATGTGCTCTCACAGCAACAACAGCCAAATTCTACTCCTACTACACCAAGAACTCGTTTTCAGTGGAGTAATCAGTCTAACACAGGAGTAGCTGTGACTCTCAACCCTGCTCATGAAAGAGTCTTCATTTCTCATTATGGTGCTAACTCCTTTGGGGTTAAAATTGAGGGACAGAATCTTCATGAGTCTTCTTACTTGCGACCTCAGACACAGAACATGGTTTTCCAAATGCAACAGTCCTCTCAACACTAG
- the LOC114376587 gene encoding uncharacterized protein LOC114376587 yields MEPTLMETKKGLKARDILLRLLRVLHVSFEISYTSMQRHPFVSGALLVFFILYIFLSFIYNLLVFLSPFFVCTAIFVRIFWSSEQNLIKSVNNEEKSNEPKILPELLRNERRGLLYKCPSHNATSRRRNFTGKKLDVYGGLEIKAKDLSSVFCNEFTKNNKENGRTKFYKEEIGSLEAPIKKVLFAEPSMLDLEAHGASFDGLKKNTEIKEDEKKAQEGGNKGELTEDEQKNKMVLGTCELERHKRLESLIARRRAMKQLKLQIEKGLIDMKSVTPSQIAPLFVSRLNPFDSPREFDGIKMPGSAPTALRSPFDIPYDPFEEKPVLTGDNFDQELKGLLIEPRQEDLEARGHRLAHPRVRRLQGRGNHDKLEQLLLSKEASERELQTSIPSSEVEEKTHEENGKCKNDKMAGNTGKEVDNAQATKSMSYHARVPKPQEEDLNLPISRNSATKINDSLYESLSPNKETMSFTGCRISHTPSRSLASAIHVEVSEVGSPTLTVDENHENTTDGESMIYDGDIDKDVTSGSEDMWGASLHLREVRRVSEQDISELNSWRDISSPLSMQNIDEENAADVSSMSSRSDMPDDTPTYAMNSEHNNNNIFGNMKDFGAPQNSHSSVVSARWKRLMRLMDTRDSHLPHDRHSKKPGEWFDLTENSSKEQVINDWKNSAASEQDNTHNPRGNEEPGASDSVMQPEVTDEVSINSSSSSSPRPVLSITQKTIADQVPSSAFNQETHQDVLQSNMQDVSQETLNGEGPPDSIPQNIPPSMDDPNVESHYSDLSHPQEQTCPLENSIQESNMSSKMNDAEIFNKEDENKFKNDEYIGYKLAPLIIPDASKEPRRQAEMMASVDISEESRERFDGNVPLISLILESSLESPGEEEDEENSQASVRQEATTDTSSDEDFERNRSDLNENEAIVSSCLSIEDSDKLRETDKPKHSSEEVNYLHSESKQVVEDHMEKENLDKGGASEDSPLPITTQATNSEDKEGECDKINKNEATDQELNENETMAMSEPAGETDQIAHMKYPEERTPT; encoded by the exons ATGGAACCTACTTTGATGGAAACAAAAAAGGGTTTGAAGGCAAGGGACATTCTACTTCGTTTATTAAGAGttcttcatgtttcatttgagATTAGCTACACTTCCATGCAAAGGCATCCATTTGTTTCGGGTGCTTTGTTAGTCTTCTTCATTTTGtacatatttctttcttttatttacaaCTTGTTGGTCTTCTTGTCCCCATTTTTCGTGTGCACTGCCATTTTTGTTAGAATCTTTTGGAGTTCTGAGCAAAACCTCATTAAAAGTGTCAACAATGAGGAGAAAAGCAATGAACCAAAAATTTTACCAGAGTTGCTCAGGAACGAGAGGCGTGGTTTGCTTTATAAGTGTCCATCACACAATGCAacaagtagaagaagaaacttcACTGGGAAGAAATTGGATGTGTATGGTGGTTTAGAAATAAAAGCCAAGGATTTATCGTCGGTGTTCTGCAATGAATTcacaaaaaacaacaaagagaatGGAAGGACTAAATTTTACAAGGAAGAGATTGGTTCTTTGGAGGCTCCTATAAAGAAAGTTTTGTTTGCTGAACCTTCAATGCTGGACCTGGAGGCTCATGGTGCTAGTTTTGATGGTCTAAAGAAAAATACAGAAATCAAAGAGGATGAGAAAAAAGCTCAAGAGGGTGGCAACAAAGGTGAATTGACAGAGGatgaacagaaaaataaaatggttcTAGGGACATGTGAGTTGGAGAGACACAAAAGGTTGGAGAGTCTTATAGCTAGAAGAAGAGCAATGAAACAATTGAAGTTGCAGATTGAGaaaggtctaattgatatgAAATCAGTTACTCCAAGCCAAATTGCTCCACTATTTGTTTCAAGACTCAACCCTTTTGATTCTCCAAGGGAGTTTGATGGCATAAAAATGCCTGGTTCTGCCCCAACTGCTTTGAGAAGCCCATTTGATATTCCCTATGATCCTTTTGAGGAGAAACCCGTTCTCACTGGGGACAATTTTGATCAAGAATTGAAAGGTTTGTTAATAGAACCTAGACAAGAAGACCTTGAAGCAAGAGGGCACAGGTTGGCACACCCAAGAGTCAGAAGGCTTCAAG GTAGAGGAAATCATGACAAGCTTGAACAATTATTATTATCCAAAGAAGCCAGTGAAAGAGAATTACAAACTTCTATTCCATCAAGTGAAGTAGAGGAAAAAACACATGAAGAGAATGGTAAATGCAAAAATGACAAAATGGCTGGCAACACAGGTAAGGAAGTGGACAATGCTCAAGCAACAAAGTCCATGTCATACCATGCAAGAGTTCCTAAGCCTCAAGAGGAGGACCTCAATTTACCAATATCAAGAAATAGTGCTACTAAAATAAATGATTCTCTGTATGAATCTCTTTCACCTAACAAGGAAACTATGTCCTTCACTGGTTGCCGAATCAGTCACACCCCTTCACGCTCCTTAGCTTCTGCCATACATGTGGAGGTTTCTGAAGTTGGTTCACCAACACTGACAGTTGATGAGAACCATGAGAACACTACAGATGGAGAATCCATGATATATGATGGAGACATTGACAAAGATGTTACTTCTGGCAGTGAAGATATGTGGGGAGCATCACTCCATTTGAGAGAAGTACGTAGAGTAAGCGAGCAAGATATTTCAGAATTAAACAGCTGGAGGGACATTTCTTCACCCCTTTCTATGCAAAACATAGATGAAGAAAATGCAGCTGATGTGAGCTCTATGTCCTCAAGATCTGACATGCCTGATGATACTCCAACTTATGCAATGAACAGTgagcataataataataacatcttTGGTAATATGAAAGATTTTGGTGCACCCCAAAATTCTCATTCATCGGTTGTGTCAGCGCGTTGGAAGCGATTGATGCGGTTGATGGATACACGTGATAGTCATTTACCTCATGATAGGCATTCAAAAAAACCAGGG GAATGGTTCGACCTCACAGAGAATTCAAGTAAGGAACAAGTTATCAATGATTGGAAAAACTCAGCAGCCTCTGAGCAAGATAACACACATAACCCAAGAGGAAATGAAGAACCTGGTGCATCAGATTCAGTTATGCAACCAGAAGTAACTGATGAAGTCTCAATCAACTCAAGTTCATCATCCTCACCAAGGCCTGTATTGTCAATAACACAGAAGACCATAGCTGACCAAGTTCCCTCTTCAGCTTTCAATCAAGAGACGCACCAAGATGTTCTGCAATCTAACATGCAGGATGTGTCACAAGAAACATTAAATGGTGAAGGTCCACCTGACTCCATCCCTCAAAATATTCCGCCTTCCATGGATGATCCAAATGTTGAATCACATTACAGTGACTTGAGTCATCCTCAG GAACAGACTTGTCCACTGGAGAATTCCATTCAAGAATCAAATATGTCTAGCAAGATGAATGATGCAGAGATTTTTAACAAGGAAGATGAAAATAAGTTCAAGAATGATGAGTACATTGGATACAAACTTGCTCCCCTAATTATACCAGATGCTTCAAAAGAACCCCGTAGACAAGCAGAGATGATGGCTTCAGTGGATATAAGTGaggaatcaagagaaagatttgATGGCAAT GTGCCGTTGATTTCTCTAATACTAGAATCATCCTTAGAAAGTCCAGGagaggaagaggatgaagaaaatTCTCAAGCATCAGTGAGACAAGAGGCAACCACAGACACAAGTTCTGATGAAGATTTTGAAAGAAATCGCAGTGACTTGAATGAGAATGAAGCCATAGTCTCATCATGCTTATCCATAGAAGATAGTGACAAGTTGAGAGAAACAGACAAGCCAAAGCATAGTTCAGAAGAAGTGAATTATTTGCACAGTGAATCAAAGCAGGTGGTTGAAGATCATATGGAGAAGGAAAACTTGGATAAAGGTGGTGCCTCTGAAGACTCTCCACTTCCAATTACCACTCAGGCGACCAATTCTGAAGACAAAGAAGGAGAATGTGACAAGATAAACAAGAATGAAGCCACTGACCAGGAATTGAACGAGAACGAAACTATGGCTATGTCTGAACCTGCAGGAGAAACTGATCAGATAGCACACATGAAATATCCTGAAGAAAGGACTCCAACTTGA